From Candidatus Binatia bacterium:
TGCCGCCGAGATTCCGAAAGCCCATATCTTCGGCCTTGAAGTTGAACGGCAGCGAAAGCATCGCCGCCGTCACCGCGCCGCTCTGCAACGCCGCGAGGCGGTCGGCGGCGTCGGGGATGGCGACCATCACCAAATCTTTCTCGGGATTGAGACCCTGGGCTTTCGCCATCAGCCGAGCGCCGTACGCGTCCGTCGCGACGACGCCGGAGACGGCCACGCTCTTCCCGCCTTTGAGGTCCTGGATCGTCTTGATCTCCGGCCTGGCGGCGAGAAAAAATATCACCCGGTCCATCGTAAACATCGCGGCCTTGAGGGGCACGCCGGCGGCCGCGGCGCGGAGCGTCGTGCCGATCGCCGAGATGTAATCCATCTCGCCGCTGATGACGGCGGCCACGCCGACGTCGGATTTCATGACCTCTAGCGAAACTTCTAGGCCTTCCGATTTGTAGGCGCCGAATTTGTCGCCGATGTAGAACGTGAGGAACGTCATGCTCCTCGACGGCATGGCGACGCGCACCTTCTCCGCCGCCGCCGCGCCGGGTAAAACGAAAACTCCTGCGGCCAGGAGATAAAAGGCGGCGGCTAGGCGCGCGGTCCGGAAGCCGCGGGGTTTTATTGTTTTATTCGTCATCGAGCGACCGTCTAGTCACTGGGACATTTCTACGCCGCCCGGGTCGCCGAAGTCAACGTTCGTCCGGCCGTAATTCGAAAGATGGCTCCCGGTCGGCGGCTTCCTTTATCTGCGTGATCCACCGGGAGGTCAATCCCACCGACAGGGCGCCGATGATTCCGCCGGCGACGACCGCGCCGGGAGCGCCGAGAGCGGAGGCCGCCAATCCGATTTGCGCCTGTCCCATGAAAGGGCCGCCGACGAGGAAGACATGCACGAGCCCCTGGACCCTTCCTCTCAATCGATCGGGCGTGAGAAGCTGAATGATCGTCATTCTGAGAGTCTCGCCCGCGGAATCGAGCGCGCCGAGCAGCAGGGCGATCGCAAAAGAAAGCGCGAACCAGCGCGAGAGGCCGAACAAAACGAGCCCGAGCGTGTAAAGCAGCGTGATCGGAATGATGAGGCGGGGCTTGCGGCTGAGGCCGCTCCACCCCATGACGACGGAAGAGCCGACCAGGGCGCCGAGCGCCGGCGCGCCCAACAAGACGCCGAGCCCCGTCGGTCCGACGCCGAGAATATCGCGCGCGAAGACCGGCATCATCGCCCGGTACGCGCCGAAGAACGAGACGCACGTGTCCATCGCCAGCAGTCCCAGGATCGCGGAATTTTTCCACACGAACGCGAACCCTTCGTGCATGCTCTTGAGCGCCGACTGGCGATCCGGCGGCGCCGCCGCCGGGCGCACCCGCATGCCGAGGAGGCAGACGATCACCGCGAGAAAGCTCGCCGCGTCGATGTAGTAGGCCCGGCTAAGCCCGGCCCAGGCGATGATCAGGCCGCCGATGAAAGGACCGGCGAGATGAGCGCTCTGCCGGAGAGTGATGTTCAGCGCGAACGCCGTGGGCAGATGCTCGCGCGGCACGAGACCAGGAATCATGGCGCCGCGCGCCGGCTGGTCGAACACCATCAGCGCGCTGGAAAGAAACGTCACCGCGTAGATGTGCCAGACCTGCACCTGGCCGGAGTCGGTCAGCAGCGCGAGAGCGAGCGACAACAAGAGCGCGAGGGACTGCGTGGCGATCAACAGCCGCCGCCGGTCGATCCGGTCGGCCAGCCAGCCGCCGGTCAAGGAAAACAGGATGACCGGCGCGGCCCGGAAGAGACCGGTTACGCCGAGCTGAAGCGGCGAATTCGTCATTTCGTAAATCTGCCACACCATCGCCACCGAAGTGAGCTGGCTGCCGACGGCGGAAACCAGAAGGCTCGACCAGAAAAGGCCAAAGTTGCGCTCGGCGAGAACATTCCAGGGTCTGACAGGTTTTTCCATGATTGAAGTTTTCGAGTAGCATAATGGAAGCTTTTACGCTAATGATTTCGACATGCGCATCTGTTCTCTGCTGCCGAGCGCGACCGAGATCGCCTTCGCTCTCGGCCTGGGCGACGAAGTCGTCGGCGTGACCCACGAGTGCGACTATCCGCCGGAGGCAAAGAAGCGGCGCGTCGTCGTGAAGAGCGCGATCGAGCCTGAAAAACACGCCAGCGGCGAGATCGACCGGCTCGTCCGCGAGCACCTGCAGACAAAGAAAAGCATCTACGCGATCGACCTCGCGAAGTTCCGAGAGGCGAATCCGGATTTCATTCTCACCCAAAATTTGTGCGACGTCTGCGCGCTCGATTACAACGCAGTGGCCGAGGCGGCGCGCTCGCTCGCGCGCGCGCCAAAGATCGTCGCCCTCGCGCCCGCGAATTTTTCGGACTTGTTTCGCGACATCGAGACGGTCGGCGCGGCCGCCGGAAAAAAGCGCGAGGCGCAAGCGCTCGTGACCGACTTGAAGCGGCGCGTCGACCGCGTGCGCGGGCGCGCAGCCGGCGCCGATCTCAGGCCGCGCGTCGCCTGCATCGAGTGGCTCGATCCCATTTATAACGCGGGCCACTGGGTACCCGAGATGGTCGCGCTGGCGGGCGGCACCGACGGCCTGGGCGCAAGGGGAGAGCCCTCGAAAAAGGTCGAGTGGGAAGCGGTGCGGTCTTTCGCGCCGGAGGCGGTGGTGCTACTGCCCTGCGGCTTCGATGTCGCGCGGAGCTTGAGGGAAGCTTCGCTCCTCTCACGTCTCGACGGATGGAATGATTTGCCAGCGGTAAAGAGCGGAAGAGTCTATGCCGTCAACGGCTCCGCCTATTTCAATCGCTCCGGGCCGCGGCTCATTGACGGGCTGGAGATACTGGCTCAGATCATCCATCCGGAA
This genomic window contains:
- a CDS encoding ABC transporter substrate-binding protein; the protein is MTNKTIKPRGFRTARLAAAFYLLAAGVFVLPGAAAAEKVRVAMPSRSMTFLTFYIGDKFGAYKSEGLEVSLEVMKSDVGVAAVISGEMDYISAIGTTLRAAAAGVPLKAAMFTMDRVIFFLAARPEIKTIQDLKGGKSVAVSGVVATDAYGARLMAKAQGLNPEKDLVMVAIPDAADRLAALQSGAVTAAMLSLPFNFKAEDMGFRNLGGTADIMRSPFAGVGASDAKLRSNPSQVKRMIRATLRSMEFTRDPANLERVISLIADEFKVERKTAELAHREIVKAFTRDGTTPDETVMAEMEVIAAQAKLKGPVPLGRLVDYTILKEVLGETGKAK
- a CDS encoding MFS transporter — encoded protein: MEKPVRPWNVLAERNFGLFWSSLLVSAVGSQLTSVAMVWQIYEMTNSPLQLGVTGLFRAAPVILFSLTGGWLADRIDRRRLLIATQSLALLLSLALALLTDSGQVQVWHIYAVTFLSSALMVFDQPARGAMIPGLVPREHLPTAFALNITLRQSAHLAGPFIGGLIIAWAGLSRAYYIDAASFLAVIVCLLGMRVRPAAAPPDRQSALKSMHEGFAFVWKNSAILGLLAMDTCVSFFGAYRAMMPVFARDILGVGPTGLGVLLGAPALGALVGSSVVMGWSGLSRKPRLIIPITLLYTLGLVLFGLSRWFALSFAIALLLGALDSAGETLRMTIIQLLTPDRLRGRVQGLVHVFLVGGPFMGQAQIGLAASALGAPGAVVAGGIIGALSVGLTSRWITQIKEAADREPSFELRPDER
- a CDS encoding cobalamin-binding protein, which produces MRICSLLPSATEIAFALGLGDEVVGVTHECDYPPEAKKRRVVVKSAIEPEKHASGEIDRLVREHLQTKKSIYAIDLAKFREANPDFILTQNLCDVCALDYNAVAEAARSLARAPKIVALAPANFSDLFRDIETVGAAAGKKREAQALVTDLKRRVDRVRGRAAGADLRPRVACIEWLDPIYNAGHWVPEMVALAGGTDGLGARGEPSKKVEWEAVRSFAPEAVVLLPCGFDVARSLREASLLSRLDGWNDLPAVKSGRVYAVNGSAYFNRSGPRLIDGLEILAQIIHPEIFPWQAPPEAAQRLS